In Pseudodesulfovibrio sp. JC047, a genomic segment contains:
- a CDS encoding PAS domain-containing sensor histidine kinase, which produces MIPSSYRKLRWTLVLMTVSLSLVPLFALGYVIHAEFSQSYEEKLASNLQLMTSNKRDAIDMFLSERIVQLQLLADMHSFADMKDQKILRSVFNAMQHVSHSFIDIGVIGQDGQHKSYCGPFDLKDVNYRDEPWFNQVMLKGLYVSDVFMGFRNFPHFIIAVKRREGDITWILRATIDSEVFTSLVRNVRIGKQGDAYLVNRHDALQTPSRFGGAVLSQAELPEHRGEGDVEIVNWQKDGTPFVAGITRLAHAGWRLVIIENPDEELSPLLRTQSLIFTLLSICALMIFVGAYSSVASIVAKLRASDRERAAMDAAVMQSSKMASLGKLAAGVAHEINNPLSIIRESAGWIRDIINDGEVGEGEAVDDLQEATDDIDRHVERARTVTHRMLGFARRMEPLHEDVDLNLLAMQTFSFLENETRHRNIDVVRRFDPDLPLITTDSNQVQQVLLNLLENAIDAIGENGSIVLSTKEQQGRVVVEIEDSGDGIPEEHINKVFDPFFTTKATGEGTGLGLSIVYTTLKKLGGRISVRSRRGQGTIFTVSLPLTCPVFPECQEEI; this is translated from the coding sequence ATGATTCCTTCATCATACAGAAAACTTCGGTGGACCCTTGTGCTCATGACGGTGAGCCTGTCTCTCGTTCCGCTCTTTGCGCTCGGCTATGTCATTCATGCAGAATTCAGTCAGTCCTATGAAGAAAAACTGGCGAGCAATTTACAGTTGATGACGAGCAATAAACGGGACGCCATCGACATGTTCTTGAGTGAACGGATAGTCCAATTGCAACTGCTTGCGGATATGCACAGTTTTGCGGATATGAAGGACCAGAAAATACTGCGATCCGTATTCAATGCCATGCAGCATGTCTCCCATTCCTTCATTGATATCGGGGTGATCGGACAGGACGGACAACATAAATCGTATTGTGGGCCTTTTGATCTCAAGGATGTCAATTACCGGGATGAACCCTGGTTCAATCAGGTCATGCTCAAGGGCTTGTATGTCAGTGATGTCTTCATGGGGTTCCGGAATTTTCCGCATTTCATCATTGCGGTGAAACGGCGGGAAGGGGACATCACCTGGATACTCCGGGCCACGATCGATTCGGAGGTGTTCACATCTTTGGTGCGGAATGTCCGTATCGGCAAACAGGGTGACGCCTATCTCGTCAATCGGCATGACGCCTTGCAGACCCCGTCCCGTTTTGGTGGCGCGGTGTTGTCGCAGGCTGAGCTGCCCGAACACCGGGGAGAAGGCGATGTGGAAATCGTCAATTGGCAGAAGGACGGCACACCGTTTGTGGCTGGGATCACTCGATTGGCCCATGCCGGATGGCGGCTGGTCATCATCGAGAACCCGGACGAGGAACTGTCACCGCTGTTGCGGACGCAATCACTCATTTTCACGCTGTTATCCATCTGCGCGCTCATGATTTTTGTCGGAGCGTACAGTTCTGTGGCATCCATCGTGGCCAAGTTGCGGGCTTCGGATCGTGAACGGGCGGCCATGGATGCTGCGGTCATGCAGTCAAGCAAGATGGCATCGCTGGGTAAACTGGCAGCTGGCGTGGCCCATGAAATCAATAATCCCCTGTCGATTATCAGAGAGAGTGCCGGATGGATTCGCGATATCATTAATGATGGGGAAGTGGGCGAAGGCGAAGCTGTAGACGATCTTCAGGAGGCCACGGACGACATTGATCGGCATGTTGAACGGGCGCGGACTGTGACCCATCGAATGTTGGGGTTTGCCCGGCGGATGGAACCGTTGCATGAAGACGTTGATCTCAACCTGTTGGCCATGCAGACCTTTTCATTCCTCGAAAATGAAACCCGCCACCGGAATATCGATGTGGTGCGTCGGTTTGATCCGGATTTGCCGCTTATCACTACCGACTCCAATCAGGTCCAGCAGGTCTTGTTGAACCTGCTTGAAAACGCCATCGATGCCATCGGTGAAAATGGGTCCATTGTCCTTTCGACCAAGGAACAGCAGGGACGGGTGGTTGTCGAAATCGAAGACAGTGGTGACGGCATTCCCGAAGAACATATCAACAAGGTTTTTGATCCGTTTTTTACGACCAAAGCCACGGGAGAAGGCACCGGGCTGGGGTTGTCCATCGTCTACACCACGCTCAAGAAGTTGGGCGGCAGGATCTCGGTACGGAGCCGACGCGGTCAGGGAACGATTTTCACGGTGTCCCTGCCCTTGACCTGCCCGGTTTTTCCCGAGTGTCAGGAGGAAATATGA
- a CDS encoding response regulator, producing the protein MTRIHVLVVDDEPDFLKLIQRRLAKRNVDVDVATSGESALEQLRKNSVDVVILDVKMPGLSGIETLKEIRKRFGNIAVIMLTGHGSVKSGIDGMSHGAYDYILKPFSIDDLLERIRAASEHSRLKRQDRGEA; encoded by the coding sequence ATGACTCGAATACACGTTCTCGTCGTCGATGATGAGCCGGATTTTTTGAAGCTCATTCAACGTCGATTGGCAAAAAGAAATGTGGATGTGGATGTCGCCACCAGCGGAGAATCCGCGCTTGAGCAGTTGCGGAAGAATTCGGTGGACGTGGTGATTCTTGATGTGAAGATGCCGGGCTTGAGCGGTATTGAGACTCTCAAGGAGATTCGGAAGCGGTTTGGAAACATCGCGGTCATCATGCTCACCGGACATGGGTCGGTGAAGTCTGGCATCGATGGCATGAGTCATGGGGCCTATGACTACATTCTCAAACCGTTTTCCATTGATGATCTGCTTGAGCGAATTCGTGCAGCCAGTGAACATTCCCGATTGAAGAGACAGGACCGAGGTGAGGCATGA
- a CDS encoding ATP-binding protein encodes MKLVRVRRIARLGQYVYPASCLVIGAIVWKYPPSDHLFVMLAIGAGVLCMWGVLRIAFRWLEDATAEQSRLGKELIQSQKVLALGEISTGIAHEINNPLNIILREVELLRTQLDAPPSSNDLGEIRDSLDSILGQVERCSEITHKLLDFARHRRPVSQFADINLLMEDMLSLVERESGTDSIWIVRAFDDLMPMVKTDPPLLRQVFLNLLINAVQAMGKSGVIFVSTYCEDGMACVEVRDTGPGISPDDIKRIFNPFYTTKPPGDGTGLGLSVSLRIINELGGSLCVKSDPGEGATFTVRIPIDH; translated from the coding sequence ATGAAACTCGTGAGGGTCAGACGAATAGCCCGTCTGGGGCAGTATGTGTACCCCGCATCCTGTCTGGTGATTGGGGCTATTGTCTGGAAATATCCACCGTCTGACCATCTTTTCGTGATGCTGGCCATCGGTGCCGGTGTGCTGTGCATGTGGGGAGTGCTTCGGATCGCTTTTCGATGGCTGGAGGACGCCACTGCCGAACAGTCCCGGCTTGGCAAGGAGTTGATCCAGTCGCAAAAGGTGCTGGCCCTTGGCGAAATTTCCACGGGCATTGCCCATGAGATCAACAACCCTCTGAATATCATTTTACGTGAAGTCGAATTGTTGAGGACACAGCTTGATGCCCCGCCGTCTTCCAATGATCTGGGCGAAATCCGTGACAGTCTGGATTCCATTCTCGGACAGGTTGAACGGTGCTCGGAAATCACGCACAAGTTGCTGGATTTCGCCCGCCATCGGCGTCCTGTGTCGCAGTTCGCCGATATCAACCTGCTCATGGAGGACATGTTGTCTCTGGTCGAGCGGGAGTCCGGGACCGACAGTATCTGGATCGTCAGGGCCTTTGATGATCTCATGCCCATGGTCAAGACCGATCCGCCGTTGTTACGACAGGTCTTTCTCAATCTTCTTATCAATGCTGTGCAGGCCATGGGCAAGAGCGGCGTGATTTTCGTGTCCACCTATTGCGAGGACGGCATGGCGTGTGTCGAAGTCCGGGACACCGGCCCAGGCATAAGCCCGGATGATATCAAGCGGATTTTCAATCCTTTTTATACGACGAAACCTCCGGGTGATGGCACGGGGCTGGGCCTGTCGGTCAGCCTGCGGATTATCAATGAACTCGGGGGAAGTCTGTGTGTGAAATCAGATCCCGGTGAAGGCGCGACCTTTACCGTTCGGATCCCAATAGACCATTGA
- a CDS encoding response regulator, which produces MESTARVLVVDDEERFRKSMARILRSKGYVVDEVGDGMAALNTLATGGFDVVLLDLKMPEMSGEETFQEIRLQGFDVETICLTGHVSIDDATRLLRRGVFDYLVKPASVDEILGAVQRAMEKKQLRNDEIAIDQLFRNSAMR; this is translated from the coding sequence ATGGAAAGTACTGCACGAGTCCTGGTTGTTGATGACGAAGAACGGTTTCGGAAATCCATGGCCCGTATCCTGCGTTCGAAGGGCTATGTCGTGGACGAAGTCGGCGATGGCATGGCCGCACTAAACACGCTCGCGACCGGCGGGTTTGACGTGGTGTTGCTCGATTTGAAGATGCCTGAAATGTCGGGCGAAGAAACTTTTCAGGAGATTCGGTTGCAGGGATTCGATGTCGAAACCATTTGTCTGACCGGGCATGTGTCCATCGATGACGCGACTCGGCTGTTGCGACGTGGTGTCTTTGATTATCTCGTGAAACCCGCATCCGTGGATGAAATCCTCGGAGCGGTGCAGCGAGCCATGGAAAAGAAACAGCTTCGGAATGATGAAATAGCAATAGATCAGCTTTTCAGGAATTCAGCGATGCGTTGA
- a CDS encoding ATP-binding protein, protein MDDFSYENMGFCYWNGSLGPFNIGVVGVGNGLKVLVDIIYNEAFREFLPEIRLLAVSHEGETETVLRELDGIACPVYATWPEMLDMHPEINLVVEITGSREIRCRLRQSLPDRISLMDHREFVFMCGLHDMALVKTHYMNHLDHQRTLLQSIIDEIREDIFLLDKKGNITDVNRMVWQRIGLSRKELLGQPCWHAARLRDGSIFCSELDPACPFHATLKSGKKEESLVTRINGNGLLQYYRLYAYPIYDIRGNMTHIMVMHRDITERTRREKFQHQRDKFAIIGEMSTYLAHEIRNPLFAVGGFANSLLKSSNLDAKDREKAQIIADETQRLDKMLSNMLNFARPTRVGAENVDILTVCRDVAELMSVGYGKRGYSISVDAPPLPPVKGEADAFKQCIVNLVKNSIEAMPDGGKILLELSLDGGEVVLKVIDSGEGMAEQELGKVFNPFYSTKEDGNGLGLAMIKKIVEDFGGTVDIASKVGQGTTVSMRLLPVLDVDNEDVVEDAPTTAEIGEY, encoded by the coding sequence GTGGATGATTTCAGTTATGAAAATATGGGATTCTGTTATTGGAACGGGTCGTTAGGTCCGTTCAATATCGGCGTCGTCGGGGTCGGCAACGGGTTGAAGGTTCTGGTGGACATCATTTACAATGAAGCCTTTCGGGAATTTTTGCCGGAAATTCGTTTGCTCGCCGTGAGTCACGAGGGCGAAACCGAAACCGTGCTGCGAGAATTGGATGGCATCGCCTGTCCGGTCTACGCCACTTGGCCGGAAATGCTCGATATGCATCCAGAAATCAATTTGGTTGTTGAAATTACTGGAAGTCGTGAAATTCGGTGCCGGTTGCGGCAGTCTCTTCCAGATCGAATTTCACTCATGGATCATCGCGAGTTTGTTTTCATGTGCGGTCTGCACGACATGGCGTTGGTCAAGACCCATTACATGAATCATCTGGACCATCAGCGAACCCTGTTGCAGTCCATCATCGATGAGATTCGGGAAGACATCTTCCTGCTCGATAAAAAGGGGAACATCACGGATGTGAATCGGATGGTCTGGCAACGGATCGGCCTGTCTCGAAAGGAGCTGTTGGGGCAACCGTGCTGGCACGCGGCGCGACTCCGGGATGGTTCGATTTTTTGTTCCGAACTCGATCCGGCCTGTCCATTTCATGCGACCCTGAAAAGCGGTAAAAAGGAAGAGTCCCTCGTCACTCGGATCAATGGGAACGGATTGCTGCAATATTATCGACTGTACGCGTATCCCATCTATGACATCAGAGGAAATATGACCCATATTATGGTCATGCACCGGGATATCACCGAGCGAACCCGTCGGGAAAAGTTTCAGCATCAGCGGGACAAGTTCGCCATTATCGGGGAAATGTCCACGTATCTGGCCCATGAAATCCGGAACCCGCTTTTTGCCGTGGGAGGATTTGCCAATTCTCTGTTGAAATCATCCAACCTCGACGCCAAGGATCGGGAAAAAGCCCAGATCATTGCCGATGAAACCCAACGATTGGACAAGATGTTGAGCAACATGCTGAATTTTGCCCGGCCCACGCGGGTGGGGGCGGAAAATGTCGATATCCTCACCGTGTGTCGGGATGTGGCGGAACTGATGTCCGTGGGCTATGGCAAACGCGGGTATTCCATCTCGGTGGATGCTCCGCCGTTGCCTCCGGTCAAAGGCGAGGCCGATGCGTTCAAGCAGTGCATCGTCAACCTTGTCAAGAATAGCATTGAAGCCATGCCGGACGGTGGAAAGATCCTTTTGGAATTGTCGTTGGACGGTGGAGAAGTTGTTTTGAAGGTGATTGATTCTGGTGAGGGGATGGCTGAACAGGAATTGGGAAAGGTCTTCAATCCGTTTTATTCTACCAAGGAAGACGGCAATGGTCTCGGGTTGGCCATGATCAAGAAGATCGTGGAAGATTTTGGCGGGACAGTGGATATCGCCAGCAAGGTCGGGCAGGGCACGACCGTGTCCATGCGGCTGTTGCCGGTGCTCGATGTGGACAACGAAGACGTGGTTGAGGACGCACCCACTACCGCCGAGATCGGGGAATATTGA
- a CDS encoding molybdopterin-binding protein: MKTVHVHDAVGMVLCHDMTRIVPGETKGPAFRKGHVIAEEDIPLLLDIGKEHIYVLDLEKGKIHENEAAERISKAAVGPGITLSEVSEGRVNFQASPGLLDVNVEALNRINSIEEVVLATMHTGQQVTQARPVAGTRVVPLVIDESKIERVESICADYPYVVGVRPFKHRHVGLVTTGSEVFHGRITDKFGPVIRKKFKQLGSTVMDQRLTSDDPSMTRDAIMAFIAEGAEMVVVTGGMSVDPDDQTPTAIRATGAEVVTYGSPTFPGVMFMLARLGDVPILGLPGCVMYYRASVFDLVVPRILAGEEISREDIVALGHGGFCASCDVCRYPICPFGK; encoded by the coding sequence ATGAAAACTGTTCACGTTCACGATGCCGTCGGTATGGTGCTGTGTCATGATATGACGCGGATTGTCCCCGGAGAGACCAAGGGACCAGCGTTCAGAAAAGGTCATGTCATAGCTGAAGAAGATATCCCGTTGTTGTTGGATATCGGCAAGGAACACATTTATGTGCTCGATCTGGAAAAAGGAAAGATTCATGAAAACGAAGCGGCCGAGCGTATTTCGAAAGCCGCTGTCGGCCCGGGCATCACTTTATCCGAAGTGAGTGAAGGGCGCGTCAATTTTCAGGCCTCGCCCGGATTGCTCGATGTGAATGTTGAGGCCCTGAATCGGATCAATTCCATTGAAGAAGTGGTCCTGGCCACCATGCATACCGGCCAGCAGGTCACTCAGGCCAGACCCGTGGCCGGAACACGGGTGGTTCCGCTGGTCATCGATGAATCGAAAATCGAGCGGGTCGAATCCATTTGTGCCGACTATCCCTATGTGGTCGGAGTCCGGCCATTCAAACATCGTCATGTCGGGCTGGTTACCACCGGGAGTGAAGTTTTTCACGGGCGTATTACAGACAAATTCGGTCCGGTCATTCGTAAAAAATTCAAGCAATTGGGATCAACCGTCATGGATCAGCGGTTGACATCTGACGACCCGTCCATGACCCGGGACGCCATCATGGCCTTTATTGCCGAAGGTGCTGAAATGGTGGTGGTCACGGGTGGCATGTCTGTTGATCCGGATGATCAGACGCCCACGGCCATCCGGGCCACTGGTGCCGAGGTCGTGACCTATGGTTCCCCAACTTTTCCTGGCGTCATGTTCATGCTCGCCAGACTTGGTGATGTGCCCATTCTCGGGCTGCCCGGGTGTGTCATGTACTACCGGGCTTCTGTTTTTGATCTTGTGGTGCCCCGCATTCTGGCCGGGGAAGAGATTTCTCGTGAGGACATTGTGGCTCTGGGCCACGGCGGATTTTGCGCTTCGTGTGATGTGTGTCGATACCCTATATGCCCCTTTGGTAAATAG
- a CDS encoding molybdopterin-dependent aldehyde oxidoreductase — protein sequence MIKRTLMVNGIARQVVCEADESLANVLRENLGLTSVKVGCNTGQCGSCSIIKDGKLIRSCTMKMKRVKNGSKVMTLEGLGTPDNLHPIQLAWIAYGGAQCGFCSPGFLMSTYALLGTNPKPTREEVRDWFQKHRNACRCTGYKPLVDAVMAAAEVLRGDKSKDDLIFKIPEDGRIWGTNYPRPSAVAKVTGTWDFGADVGLRLPPGTLQCQLVQAEVSHAKILSIDTSEAEAVPGVYKVVTAQDVKGKNRITGLITFPSNKGDGWDRPILCDEKVFQYGDALAIVCADTLAAAKEGAAKVKVELEQLPEYMSAPAAMADDAMEIHPGTPNVYYEQKVAKGEDTAPIFEKADVVIEGDYYTQRQPHMPIEPDVGFAYMDEDKLVIHSKSIGIHLHLYMIAPGLGMEPEKMVLVQNPTGGTFGYKFSPTMEALVGAAAMATGRPVYLNYTWKQQQTYTGKRSPQFTTVRMAATKEGKLLGMETDWTVDHGPYSEFGDLLTLRGAQYIGAGYDIPAIRGEGRTVCTNHCWGAAFRGYGAPEAEFPSEVLMDELAEKLGMDPLDLRYKNVYRKGSTTPTGQDPEVYSLPEMIDRIRPKYAEAKKQAAEQSTDAIKRGVGISVGVYGSGLDGPDTAEVDIALNEDNTVTVFTAWGDHGQGADMGTLGTAHEALRPMNLSPDQIHLVMGDTSLAPNAGPAGGSRSQVVVGQATKNACDLLVAAMKKKDGTFRTYEEMVAEELDLRYNGKWTAPANDCDENGQGNPFCCYMYGVFLSQVAVDVATGKTTVEKMVTVADIGVVNNYLLVDGQIHGGVAQGIGLALSEDYEDIKKHSTMVGAGLPYIKQIPDDMEIIYVETPRPDGPFGASGVGEMPLTAPHAAIINAIYNACGARIRKLPAYPEKVLAAMKV from the coding sequence ATGATTAAACGGACTCTTATGGTGAACGGCATTGCCCGGCAGGTCGTCTGTGAAGCAGACGAATCTCTGGCCAATGTCCTGCGTGAAAACCTGGGCCTGACAAGTGTGAAGGTCGGTTGTAATACCGGTCAATGCGGCAGTTGCAGTATCATCAAGGATGGAAAGTTGATCCGTTCTTGCACCATGAAGATGAAACGTGTCAAAAATGGTTCGAAAGTTATGACCCTCGAAGGGCTTGGCACACCGGATAACCTGCATCCCATCCAGTTGGCCTGGATCGCGTATGGCGGTGCCCAATGCGGTTTCTGTTCGCCGGGTTTCCTGATGTCCACGTATGCCTTGTTGGGAACCAATCCCAAACCGACGCGCGAGGAAGTGCGTGACTGGTTCCAGAAACATCGTAATGCCTGCCGGTGCACCGGGTACAAACCGCTGGTCGACGCCGTTATGGCGGCTGCCGAGGTCCTGCGGGGCGACAAGAGCAAGGACGATCTGATCTTCAAGATTCCCGAAGACGGTCGTATTTGGGGCACCAATTATCCGCGTCCTTCGGCTGTTGCCAAGGTCACGGGGACGTGGGACTTCGGTGCGGACGTCGGTTTGCGTCTGCCTCCTGGAACCTTGCAGTGCCAGCTGGTGCAAGCCGAGGTTTCTCATGCGAAAATTTTGTCTATTGATACCTCCGAGGCCGAAGCTGTCCCGGGTGTGTACAAGGTCGTCACCGCACAGGACGTCAAAGGCAAAAACCGGATTACCGGTCTGATTACCTTCCCCTCCAACAAGGGTGACGGTTGGGATCGTCCCATTCTGTGTGACGAAAAGGTCTTCCAGTATGGTGATGCTCTCGCCATTGTCTGCGCCGATACATTGGCCGCAGCCAAGGAAGGGGCCGCAAAGGTCAAGGTGGAGCTGGAACAACTGCCCGAGTACATGAGTGCCCCGGCGGCCATGGCTGATGACGCCATGGAAATTCATCCTGGCACGCCCAATGTGTATTACGAACAGAAAGTGGCCAAGGGTGAAGACACGGCGCCCATTTTCGAAAAAGCAGACGTGGTCATCGAAGGTGACTACTACACCCAACGTCAGCCGCATATGCCCATCGAGCCGGATGTTGGATTTGCGTACATGGATGAAGACAAACTGGTCATTCACTCAAAATCCATCGGTATTCACCTGCATCTGTACATGATTGCTCCCGGTCTGGGCATGGAACCTGAAAAGATGGTGCTGGTTCAGAATCCCACAGGGGGAACGTTTGGATACAAGTTCTCGCCGACCATGGAAGCATTGGTTGGCGCAGCCGCCATGGCAACCGGTCGTCCGGTGTACCTGAATTACACCTGGAAACAACAGCAGACGTATACCGGCAAACGTTCGCCGCAATTTACCACCGTGCGCATGGCTGCCACCAAGGAAGGCAAGTTGCTCGGTATGGAAACGGATTGGACCGTGGACCATGGCCCATATTCCGAATTCGGTGATCTGCTGACCCTGCGAGGTGCCCAGTATATCGGTGCCGGATATGATATTCCCGCGATTCGTGGTGAAGGGCGGACCGTGTGTACCAACCATTGTTGGGGCGCGGCCTTCCGTGGTTATGGTGCTCCCGAGGCGGAATTCCCCTCTGAAGTGCTCATGGATGAGCTGGCCGAAAAACTTGGGATGGACCCGCTCGATCTGCGGTACAAGAACGTCTATCGCAAGGGCTCGACCACGCCGACCGGTCAGGACCCGGAAGTCTATTCCCTGCCTGAGATGATCGATAGGATTCGTCCCAAATATGCGGAAGCCAAGAAACAGGCTGCCGAGCAGTCCACTGACGCGATCAAACGCGGCGTGGGTATCTCTGTTGGTGTCTATGGGTCCGGTCTGGACGGCCCTGATACCGCTGAAGTCGATATCGCGTTGAACGAAGACAATACCGTGACCGTGTTCACTGCGTGGGGCGATCATGGACAGGGTGCTGATATGGGAACTTTGGGCACGGCGCACGAAGCGTTGCGGCCCATGAACCTGTCTCCTGACCAGATTCATCTGGTGATGGGTGACACCAGCTTGGCTCCGAATGCGGGACCGGCTGGCGGCAGTCGTTCGCAGGTTGTTGTTGGTCAGGCGACCAAGAATGCCTGTGATTTGCTGGTCGCGGCCATGAAGAAAAAGGACGGAACCTTCCGCACCTATGAAGAAATGGTCGCCGAGGAACTGGACCTCCGGTACAACGGTAAGTGGACGGCTCCTGCCAATGACTGCGATGAAAACGGTCAGGGAAATCCGTTCTGCTGCTATATGTACGGCGTGTTCCTGTCCCAGGTCGCCGTGGATGTCGCGACCGGAAAGACCACGGTAGAGAAAATGGTCACTGTCGCCGATATCGGTGTGGTGAACAACTACCTGCTGGTGGATGGTCAGATTCACGGTGGTGTTGCCCAGGGTATCGGCCTTGCCTTGAGTGAGGATTATGAGGATATCAAGAAACATTCCACCATGGTTGGTGCCGGACTGCCCTACATCAAGCAGATTCCGGATGACATGGAGATCATTTACGTGGAAACCCCGCGTCCCGATGGTCCCTTTGGCGCGTCCGGTGTCGGTGAAATGCCGCTGACCGCACCTCATGCAGCCATTATCAATGCTATCTATAATGCCTGCGGTGCCCGAATCAGGAAACTGCCTGCCTACCCTGAAAAGGTGTTGGCGGCCATGAAGGTGTAA